Proteins from a genomic interval of Flammeovirgaceae bacterium SG7u.111:
- a CDS encoding FecR domain-containing protein — MDKILIDKYFNNKCTPEEEEKVKAWLASMKADFEGLSSLEKTWYKFEPPKEPEVSWDKEELYKKIKSIINASDEAGNTPVRKLYPETKSISSNKRNNSVYTFRKKEGFNSYAAAITFFLIAGIAAYFAILEPPKKQLAQYKEEIQTKSNPKGIKSSITFPDGTVVKLNSDSKISFPKKFNAYKRVVTLEGEAFFEVTPDSTRPFIVKVGNVEAKVLGTSFNINTLADPNKVDIALLTGKLAVYSPNEQKEILLPTERAVYDKNSGQISTGHFDAEQVLSWKEGILIFKGASIDEITARLERWYNCEIVFADNANLKAYNKINFTGKFNHKTLKEVLEGMAIASGLQFELKNKKVFFY, encoded by the coding sequence GTGGACAAGATATTAATAGATAAGTATTTTAATAACAAGTGTACCCCTGAAGAAGAGGAAAAGGTCAAAGCTTGGCTAGCGTCTATGAAAGCTGACTTTGAAGGGTTATCTTCTTTGGAAAAAACTTGGTACAAGTTTGAGCCTCCTAAAGAGCCTGAAGTATCTTGGGACAAAGAAGAGCTTTATAAAAAAATAAAGTCGATCATAAACGCTAGTGATGAGGCAGGAAATACACCTGTCAGAAAACTGTACCCTGAAACCAAGAGCATTTCCTCTAATAAAAGGAATAACTCTGTTTATACTTTCAGGAAAAAAGAGGGTTTCAATAGCTATGCCGCAGCTATCACTTTCTTTTTGATCGCTGGAATTGCAGCATATTTTGCGATTCTCGAACCTCCTAAAAAGCAGCTTGCCCAGTACAAAGAAGAAATACAAACTAAATCAAACCCTAAGGGGATCAAATCTAGTATTACTTTTCCGGACGGAACTGTTGTAAAGTTAAATTCCGACAGCAAAATAAGTTTTCCTAAAAAATTCAATGCCTACAAGAGAGTCGTTACTCTAGAAGGAGAAGCCTTTTTTGAGGTAACCCCCGACTCCACCCGCCCATTTATAGTAAAAGTGGGAAATGTAGAAGCTAAAGTACTTGGTACTTCCTTCAATATAAACACCCTTGCCGACCCTAATAAAGTTGATATTGCTCTACTTACAGGAAAGCTCGCAGTTTACTCTCCTAATGAGCAAAAAGAAATACTACTCCCTACTGAAAGGGCCGTTTATGATAAAAATTCAGGTCAGATTAGTACTGGACACTTCGATGCGGAACAAGTTCTATCTTGGAAAGAGGGAATCTTGATTTTCAAAGGAGCTTCAATCGATGAAATTACCGCTCGCTTAGAAAGATGGTATAACTGCGAAATAGTATTTGCAGACAATGCCAACTTAAAAGCATATAACAAAATAAACTTCACTGGAAAGTTTAATCATAAAACCTTGAAAGAAGTGCTCGAAGGAATGGCAATTGCTTCTGGGTTACAATTCGAGCTCAAAAACAAGAAGGTTTTTTTCTATTGA
- a CDS encoding acetyl-CoA C-acyltransferase → MEKVYILSSVRTPIGSFGGILSSQSATQLGAAAIKGALAKAGVEASDVEEVIMGNVISANLGQAPARQAAIFAGIGQDVPCTTINKVCASGTKAIMLAAQSIMLGNADVIVAGGMESMSNIPYYLPKARYGYKFGDGKLVDGLTKDGLTDVYSDKIMGICADQTATEYEISREAQDEYTINSYKRVAENTENGFFKNEIIPVEIAQRKGEPLIISEDEEFKKVKFEKIPSLRPVFSTNGTVTAANASTINDGASAAVLISETKMRKLGLLPQAEIIAFADAAREPEWFTIAPVLAAKKALEKSGLSLDEIDYFEVNEAFSVVPLAFNQLMGVDPAKVNVVGGSVAIGHPLGASGARIVTTLNNVLHQKSGNLGMAAICNGGGGASAIIIKREI, encoded by the coding sequence ATGGAAAAAGTATATATCTTATCATCCGTCAGGACTCCAATTGGAAGCTTTGGAGGGATCTTATCATCACAATCAGCCACTCAACTGGGGGCAGCAGCCATAAAAGGTGCATTAGCCAAAGCTGGTGTAGAGGCAAGTGATGTAGAAGAAGTGATTATGGGGAATGTCATTTCTGCAAACCTAGGTCAAGCACCGGCCAGACAAGCAGCCATATTCGCAGGAATTGGGCAAGATGTCCCCTGCACCACCATCAATAAAGTATGTGCATCTGGCACAAAAGCCATTATGTTGGCAGCGCAAAGCATCATGTTAGGTAATGCAGATGTAATAGTAGCCGGTGGCATGGAAAGCATGTCGAATATCCCCTATTACCTCCCAAAGGCGCGCTATGGCTATAAATTTGGAGATGGGAAATTGGTAGACGGCCTTACCAAAGATGGCCTTACCGATGTCTACAGCGATAAAATAATGGGGATTTGCGCCGACCAGACTGCAACAGAGTATGAAATAAGCCGAGAAGCGCAAGATGAATACACCATCAATTCATACAAGCGTGTAGCAGAAAATACTGAAAATGGATTTTTCAAAAATGAGATCATTCCTGTAGAAATCGCCCAACGAAAAGGCGAGCCGCTCATAATAAGTGAAGACGAAGAGTTCAAAAAAGTAAAGTTCGAGAAAATCCCAAGCCTGCGCCCTGTGTTCAGCACGAATGGAACAGTGACTGCCGCAAATGCCTCTACTATAAATGACGGTGCTTCTGCTGCTGTATTGATTTCTGAAACCAAAATGAGGAAACTTGGCTTGCTGCCCCAAGCTGAAATCATTGCTTTTGCCGATGCTGCCCGAGAGCCCGAATGGTTCACCATTGCCCCTGTACTTGCCGCAAAAAAAGCACTTGAAAAATCAGGGCTTTCATTAGATGAAATCGACTATTTTGAAGTAAACGAAGCCTTTTCTGTGGTACCACTTGCCTTTAACCAACTTATGGGGGTTGACCCTGCCAAGGTGAACGTTGTAGGAGGTTCGGTAGCAATTGGTCATCCGTTAGGAGCCTCAGGAGCAAGAATTGTAACCACACTCAATAATGTATTGCACCAGAAAAGTGGTAATTTGGGAATGGCTGCAATTTGCAACGGAGGAGGGGGGGCTTCTGCAATTATTATAAAAAGAGAAATATAA
- a CDS encoding RNA polymerase sigma-70 factor produces MKIEIELIKNLKEGDHLAFKELYSKYADKLFYFSLKYTKNTDDANEIVQTIFLKVWENRKKLNPELSFNAYLIQIGKNIIYRQYQKRQLEIKYQTLQKETPLSITHNTEEYIIFSELEQKTKDYIGDMPEKRKQVFMLSRIEGFTHEEIAKKLGISVGTVKQHMNQALKSLNKKMLNDGLLTLMLFAAMYV; encoded by the coding sequence ATGAAAATTGAAATTGAATTAATTAAAAACCTTAAAGAAGGTGATCATCTAGCCTTTAAAGAGCTGTATTCCAAGTATGCTGATAAACTATTTTACTTCTCTTTAAAATACACCAAAAACACTGATGATGCCAATGAAATAGTCCAAACTATTTTTTTGAAGGTTTGGGAAAACAGAAAAAAACTCAACCCAGAACTTTCTTTTAATGCTTACCTCATTCAAATTGGTAAAAACATAATTTACCGTCAATATCAAAAAAGGCAACTGGAAATAAAATACCAGACCCTTCAAAAAGAAACTCCACTTAGCATCACTCATAATACTGAAGAGTACATTATTTTTTCAGAATTAGAGCAAAAAACAAAAGATTATATTGGTGACATGCCGGAGAAAAGAAAGCAAGTGTTTATGCTGAGCAGAATTGAAGGGTTTACTCACGAAGAGATTGCAAAAAAGCTTGGGATATCTGTAGGGACCGTTAAACAACATATGAACCAGGCACTTAAATCACTCAACAAAAAAATGCTCAACGATGGACTTCTGACACTTATGCTCTTTGCTGCTATGTATGTTTAA
- a CDS encoding efflux RND transporter periplasmic adaptor subunit, translated as MAKKKSNTKIYIILGSLLVLVVLAGFIGRKQGWIGGEKAKKVVFGKVKRETIVEKVSASGRVQPENEVRISPLVPGEIDEIYIEEGDSVVAGQLLLKIKPDNLRSALDRSIAALNTQKANYAQSQARLSQAKARFINSELTFKRNKSLFDEKVISEQEYEQSLADFEVSKAELEAAEKSVESSMFTVKSAEATVKEAKENLGFTEIYAPMGGIITKLLVEKGERVVGTQQMSGTELLRVANLNVMEVRVNVNENDIIRVNEGDTAIIDVDSYSFLEAEFKGVVTAIANSANEGVNGLSTDAVTEFEVKIRILRDSYRSLSQNKKEDTFSPTINPFRPGMTASVDIITARKAGALSVPLASVTTRKIEMKEGEEKKKAAKDDDDMKEVVFLHLGDSVMQVEVVTGISDFENIEILEGLEEDQEIVKGPFLQVSKTLKNGDKVERMEDRKPGGKGPKVD; from the coding sequence ATGGCTAAAAAAAAGAGTAATACTAAAATTTATATTATACTGGGTTCACTTCTTGTTCTAGTGGTGTTGGCTGGGTTCATTGGAAGAAAACAGGGCTGGATTGGCGGTGAAAAAGCCAAGAAAGTTGTATTTGGTAAGGTAAAAAGAGAAACAATTGTAGAGAAAGTAAGTGCCTCGGGTAGGGTTCAACCAGAAAATGAAGTACGAATTAGCCCTCTAGTTCCTGGTGAAATAGATGAAATCTATATAGAAGAAGGTGATTCCGTTGTTGCAGGTCAGCTCTTGCTCAAAATCAAACCTGACAATTTACGCTCAGCACTTGACAGATCTATTGCTGCGCTCAATACTCAAAAAGCGAATTACGCTCAGTCACAAGCAAGGCTTTCCCAAGCAAAAGCTCGATTTATCAACTCTGAACTTACCTTCAAAAGGAACAAATCCCTTTTTGATGAAAAAGTAATCTCTGAACAAGAATATGAACAAAGCTTAGCCGATTTTGAAGTGTCAAAAGCCGAACTTGAAGCTGCTGAAAAAAGCGTAGAATCATCTATGTTTACTGTAAAAAGTGCAGAAGCTACTGTTAAAGAAGCGAAGGAAAACCTAGGCTTTACCGAAATTTATGCGCCCATGGGCGGTATCATCACCAAGCTTTTGGTTGAAAAGGGAGAACGAGTGGTAGGTACTCAACAAATGTCAGGTACGGAGCTTTTAAGAGTTGCCAACCTGAATGTGATGGAAGTAAGGGTGAATGTGAACGAAAACGACATTATAAGAGTGAACGAAGGCGATACTGCAATTATAGATGTTGACTCCTATTCTTTCTTAGAAGCGGAATTTAAAGGAGTGGTAACTGCTATTGCCAATTCAGCAAACGAAGGGGTAAATGGGTTGAGCACTGACGCAGTAACAGAGTTTGAAGTAAAAATCAGGATTTTAAGAGACTCATACAGAAGCCTTTCACAGAACAAAAAAGAGGACACCTTCTCTCCCACTATCAATCCTTTCCGCCCAGGTATGACAGCCAGCGTGGATATCATTACAGCCAGAAAAGCTGGAGCGTTATCAGTTCCATTAGCTTCAGTAACCACCAGAAAGATAGAGATGAAAGAAGGTGAAGAAAAGAAAAAAGCTGCTAAAGACGATGACGATATGAAAGAAGTTGTCTTTCTTCACTTAGGTGATTCGGTTATGCAAGTGGAGGTGGTAACTGGAATAAGTGACTTCGAAAATATTGAAATATTAGAAGGGCTAGAAGAAGATCAAGAAATAGTAAAAGGTCCGTTCTTACAAGTTTCCAAAACACTTAAAAATGGAGACAAAGTAGAAAGAATGGAGGATCGCAAGCCAGGTGGTAAAGGTCCTAAGGTTGATTAA
- a CDS encoding membrane or secreted protein, which translates to MKYYLLMLLMITVFSSCEKKKTDDQAETPEAEQVAGDVDQSSLLTGAWTTSYTNEKGEEVEIMTIVEDGYLAETFYSLERREFVRTFGGTWLSKGNVFSITTEFDTNDSTSVGQTRVLTFDLKGDTILFEGDDKVWTKVDSNEPGALVGAWFFSGRERDGEMTRREFGARRTLKILSGTRFQWVAYNVETAKFSGTGGGTYTTVDGKYTENIEFFSKDSSRVGASLTFDYELKDGEWHHKGLSSKGDPIHEIWAKRK; encoded by the coding sequence ATGAAATACTATTTATTGATGCTACTTATGATCACTGTTTTTTCCAGTTGTGAAAAAAAGAAGACTGATGATCAGGCTGAAACACCCGAAGCGGAACAAGTTGCAGGAGATGTTGATCAATCTTCTCTGTTGACAGGGGCATGGACTACATCTTATACTAATGAAAAGGGAGAAGAAGTTGAAATTATGACAATAGTAGAAGATGGGTATTTGGCGGAAACATTCTACAGTTTAGAGAGAAGGGAGTTTGTTAGGACTTTTGGAGGAACTTGGCTATCAAAAGGAAACGTTTTTTCTATTACAACAGAATTTGATACTAATGATAGTACTTCAGTAGGGCAAACTCGGGTGTTGACATTTGACTTGAAAGGTGATACGATCCTATTTGAAGGAGATGATAAAGTTTGGACAAAGGTTGACTCCAATGAACCCGGTGCTTTGGTAGGAGCTTGGTTTTTTAGTGGAAGAGAACGGGACGGGGAGATGACTCGAAGAGAGTTTGGGGCAAGAAGGACATTGAAAATCCTTTCGGGCACTCGCTTTCAGTGGGTGGCTTACAATGTAGAGACGGCTAAATTTAGCGGAACAGGTGGGGGGACCTACACAACTGTGGATGGAAAATACACGGAGAATATTGAGTTCTTTTCCAAAGATAGTAGTCGGGTAGGGGCTTCCCTGACTTTTGATTACGAGCTAAAAGATGGAGAATGGCACCATAAGGGCTTGAGCAGCAAAGGTGATCCTATCCATGAGATTTGGGCTAAGAGAAAATAG